The Methylomarinum vadi genome has a window encoding:
- a CDS encoding HypC/HybG/HupF family hydrogenase formation chaperone, whose translation MCLAVPGKIISISDEDPLSRTGIIDFSGISRQINLAYLPEAEVDDYVIVHAGFAIAVIDEEEARASLQAFQELDELGAPQ comes from the coding sequence ATGTGTTTAGCGGTTCCCGGCAAAATAATCAGCATCTCCGATGAAGACCCCCTGTCGCGCACGGGAATCATTGATTTCTCCGGCATTTCCCGACAAATCAACCTTGCCTATCTGCCGGAAGCAGAAGTCGACGATTATGTCATCGTCCATGCCGGTTTCGCCATCGCCGTGATCGACGAAGAAGAAGCCCGGGCCAGCCTGCAAGCCTTCCAGGAATTGGACGAACTCGGGGCACCGCAGTGA
- the hypD gene encoding hydrogenase formation protein HypD, protein MKFVDEYRDPRTARKLVDAIRAATRRPWNIMEVCGGQTHSIIKHGLDQLLPESINLIHGPGCPVCVTPLKYIDKALAIAAQDNVIFCSFGDMLRVPGSHQDLLSLKAQGADIRIVYSPLDALKLAQQNPDRDVVFFGVGFETTAPTTAMAAYQARQLKLANFSLLICHVRVPPVMEVLLSSTDNTVQGFLGAGHVCSIMGFHEYLPLAKKFRIPIVITGFEPVDILQGLYLCIKQLEENRHEVENQYQRIVTQAGNQPAQQLLQQVFDVVDQNWRGLGIIPRSGLTLKADYAAWNAEQRFPVGAIETIEPSACRSGEVLQGLLKPEACPEFGKNCTPEHPLGATMVSSEGACAAYYRYRSHND, encoded by the coding sequence GTGAAATTCGTCGATGAATACCGCGACCCGCGCACCGCGCGCAAACTGGTCGACGCCATTCGCGCCGCCACTCGCCGCCCCTGGAACATCATGGAAGTGTGCGGAGGGCAGACGCACAGCATTATCAAACATGGCCTGGACCAACTATTACCGGAATCGATCAACCTCATCCATGGACCCGGTTGCCCGGTATGCGTGACGCCATTGAAATACATCGACAAGGCGCTGGCCATCGCCGCCCAGGACAACGTCATTTTTTGCTCCTTCGGCGACATGCTGCGGGTGCCGGGGTCGCATCAGGACCTATTGAGCCTCAAGGCCCAAGGCGCCGATATCCGCATCGTTTATTCGCCGCTCGACGCTCTCAAACTGGCGCAACAAAATCCCGATCGGGACGTTGTTTTTTTCGGTGTCGGTTTTGAAACGACCGCCCCCACCACGGCAATGGCCGCCTATCAGGCACGCCAGTTAAAATTAGCGAATTTTTCTTTATTGATTTGCCACGTCCGCGTCCCCCCGGTAATGGAAGTCCTCTTGAGCTCGACCGACAACACCGTTCAAGGTTTTCTCGGCGCCGGCCATGTTTGCTCAATCATGGGCTTCCATGAATACTTGCCTTTAGCGAAAAAATTCCGGATACCAATTGTCATCACCGGTTTCGAACCGGTCGATATACTGCAAGGCCTGTATCTCTGCATCAAGCAACTGGAAGAAAACCGCCATGAGGTGGAAAACCAGTATCAACGCATTGTCACGCAGGCGGGCAACCAGCCGGCTCAACAATTGCTGCAACAGGTTTTCGATGTCGTCGACCAAAACTGGCGGGGATTAGGCATCATTCCCCGTAGCGGGCTGACCTTGAAAGCCGATTACGCGGCCTGGAATGCCGAACAGCGCTTTCCCGTCGGCGCCATAGAAACTATCGAACCCAGCGCCTGCCGTAGCGGCGAAGTGTTACAAGGCCTGCTGAAACCGGAAGCTTGCCCCGAATTCGGCAAAAACTGCACTCCCGAACATCCATTGGGCGCCACCATGGTCTCATCCGAAGGCGCCTGCGCCGCCTATTACCGCTATCGCAGCCATAATGACTGA
- the hypE gene encoding hydrogenase expression/formation protein HypE: MTEFQLNCPLPLQYDQIVMAHGGGGRMMQQLLDSIIRPAFSNDILEQQHDSAVLPPAAGRLAFTTDSYVIKPLFFKGGDIGKLAVCGTVNDLSMSGARPLYISCSFIIEEGFAIEDLRRIAQSMRDTAQQAGVDIVTGDTKVVEHGKGDGLYINTAGIGIIEHAQTINPGNIQIGDAIIVNSDLGRHGIAIMLQREGLDFNSPIESDCASLTAPIQDLLASGFDIHCLRDLTRGGLSSCLIELAGSAGKQFNIMENNLPVRDEVRSACDLLGFDPLYIANEGCFVLFVPQAQAKAAIETLQAHPNSRQALQIGTVTDFHSQGRVTLQTALGIDRVLELISGEQLPRIC, from the coding sequence ATGACTGAGTTTCAACTGAATTGCCCCTTGCCACTGCAATACGACCAAATCGTCATGGCCCATGGCGGCGGCGGCCGCATGATGCAGCAATTGCTGGACTCGATCATTCGACCGGCTTTCTCCAACGATATTCTGGAACAACAGCATGACAGCGCGGTCCTCCCGCCTGCTGCCGGCCGCCTTGCATTCACCACCGACTCTTATGTCATCAAGCCGTTGTTTTTCAAAGGCGGCGACATCGGCAAATTAGCCGTTTGCGGCACCGTCAACGACCTGTCCATGAGCGGCGCCCGGCCACTTTATATCAGTTGCTCGTTCATTATCGAAGAAGGTTTCGCCATTGAAGATCTGCGACGCATTGCGCAATCGATGCGCGACACCGCCCAACAGGCTGGCGTCGATATCGTTACCGGCGACACCAAGGTTGTCGAACATGGCAAAGGCGATGGACTGTATATCAATACCGCCGGCATCGGCATCATCGAGCACGCGCAAACGATCAATCCCGGCAATATCCAAATTGGCGACGCCATTATCGTCAACAGCGACCTGGGACGCCATGGCATCGCCATCATGCTGCAGCGCGAAGGTTTGGATTTTAACAGCCCAATCGAGAGCGATTGCGCCAGCCTTACAGCCCCTATTCAAGACCTATTGGCCTCGGGCTTCGACATCCATTGCCTGCGCGACCTGACTCGCGGCGGCTTGAGCAGTTGCTTGATCGAACTGGCCGGCTCTGCCGGCAAACAGTTCAACATCATGGAAAATAACTTACCGGTCCGTGACGAAGTCCGGAGTGCGTGCGACCTCTTGGGCTTCGACCCTCTCTACATCGCCAATGAAGGCTGTTTCGTATTATTCGTCCCGCAGGCGCAAGCGAAAGCGGCAATCGAAACGTTACAAGCCCACCCTAACAGCCGGCAAGCGCTACAAATCGGTACGGTAACGGATTTCCATTCTCAAGGGCGAGTAACCCTGCAAACCGCATTAGGAATCGATCGCGTTCTGGAATTGATTAGCGGCGAACAACTGCCGAGGATCTGCTAG
- a CDS encoding cold-shock protein: protein MSDLVEGTVKWFNDEKGFGFIEREGSKDVFVHFSAINGSGRKTLSEGQRVTMEVSMGQKGPQAENVTPL, encoded by the coding sequence ATGTCAGATCTAGTAGAAGGCACCGTAAAATGGTTTAACGATGAGAAAGGTTTCGGCTTTATCGAGCGGGAAGGCTCTAAGGATGTTTTTGTCCATTTCAGCGCCATTAATGGCAGCGGACGTAAGACCCTGAGCGAAGGACAACGCGTTACGATGGAAGTGAGCATGGGACAAAAAGGACCACAAGCAGAAAACGTCACCCCTCTATAA
- the rimO gene encoding 30S ribosomal protein S12 methylthiotransferase RimO, which translates to MSNPRVGFISLGCPKALVDSEQILTRLRMEGYQVSPSYQESDLVIVNTCGFIDAAVEESLDSIGEALAENGKVIVTGCLGARQDEILARHPQVLKITGAHATDEVVDAVHEHLPPAHHPFTSLIPPQGIKLTPKHYAYLKISEGCNHRCTFCIIPSMRGDLVSRPVDDILREAERLAEAGVKELLVVSQDTSAYGLDLKYQSREWRGRQVKTQFYDLADALGELGIWVRMHYVYPYPHVDEVIPLMAEGKILPYLDIPFQHANSRILKLMKRPAAAENNLERIRAWRRVCPDITLRSTFIVGFPGETEQEFEELLQFLSEAQLDRVGCFAYSPVKGAAANALPDAVPDEVRQERLARFMAHQAEISAARLQQRIGKIETVLVDEVVEEGAVARSKADAPEIDGQVFIDGATHLSVGDFVAVEIEEADEYDLWGKLR; encoded by the coding sequence ATGAGTAATCCCCGCGTCGGATTTATCAGCCTCGGTTGTCCGAAGGCCTTGGTCGACAGTGAACAGATTTTGACCCGATTGCGCATGGAAGGCTATCAGGTTTCGCCCAGTTATCAAGAGTCGGATCTGGTGATCGTCAATACGTGCGGCTTCATCGATGCTGCGGTCGAGGAGTCGCTGGATAGCATCGGAGAGGCGCTGGCGGAAAACGGGAAGGTGATCGTAACGGGATGCTTGGGGGCCAGGCAGGACGAAATTCTGGCGCGCCATCCGCAGGTGTTGAAAATCACCGGCGCTCATGCTACCGATGAAGTGGTCGATGCCGTTCATGAACATTTGCCGCCGGCCCATCATCCGTTCACCAGTCTGATCCCGCCGCAAGGGATTAAATTAACGCCCAAGCATTACGCCTATTTGAAAATCTCGGAAGGTTGTAATCATCGCTGCACGTTTTGCATTATTCCTTCCATGCGCGGAGATTTGGTCAGTCGGCCGGTGGATGATATCTTGCGGGAAGCCGAACGTTTGGCGGAAGCTGGTGTCAAGGAGCTGCTTGTGGTGTCGCAGGATACCAGTGCCTACGGTTTGGATCTTAAATATCAGAGCCGTGAATGGAGGGGGCGACAGGTTAAAACGCAATTTTATGATTTGGCCGATGCGCTGGGTGAGTTGGGTATTTGGGTCAGAATGCATTATGTCTACCCTTATCCCCATGTCGACGAGGTCATTCCTCTAATGGCGGAGGGCAAAATTCTGCCTTATCTGGATATTCCGTTTCAGCATGCCAACAGCCGCATCCTCAAGTTAATGAAACGGCCGGCGGCCGCGGAAAATAATCTGGAAAGAATTCGGGCCTGGCGCCGAGTTTGTCCCGATATTACGTTGAGGAGTACGTTTATTGTCGGATTCCCGGGGGAGACCGAGCAGGAATTCGAAGAATTGCTGCAGTTTTTAAGCGAAGCGCAGCTGGATAGAGTCGGTTGTTTTGCCTATTCTCCGGTCAAGGGCGCAGCGGCGAATGCCCTGCCCGATGCGGTTCCCGATGAAGTCAGGCAGGAACGGTTGGCCCGGTTCATGGCGCACCAAGCGGAAATCAGCGCGGCAAGATTGCAGCAACGGATCGGAAAAATCGAAACGGTGTTGGTCGATGAAGTAGTCGAGGAGGGGGCGGTTGCGCGGAGCAAAGCCGACGCGCCGGAAATTGACGGGCAAGTGTTTATTGACGGCGCCACGCATTTGTCGGTTGGGGATTTCGTTGCTGTCGAAATCGAAGAAGCCGACGAATACGATTTATGGGGTAAGTTGCGTTAG
- a CDS encoding TusE/DsrC/DsvC family sulfur relay protein, with protein MVLMVDGVELETTEEGFLCDWRQWNEKVAQAIAQRNDIEISDAHWEILFFIRDYYQRFKHLPNARVFTKAIRNELGEDKGNSRYLHKLFPEGPLKFACKCAGLPKPPTCL; from the coding sequence ATGGTATTGATGGTCGACGGTGTCGAACTGGAAACGACCGAAGAAGGTTTTTTATGCGATTGGCGGCAGTGGAACGAGAAGGTGGCCCAAGCCATCGCGCAACGAAATGACATCGAAATCAGCGACGCGCATTGGGAAATTCTATTTTTTATTCGCGATTATTATCAACGCTTCAAGCATTTGCCTAACGCCCGTGTTTTCACCAAGGCAATCCGAAACGAATTAGGCGAGGATAAAGGCAATAGCCGCTATCTGCATAAGTTGTTTCCGGAAGGCCCCCTCAAATTCGCTTGTAAATGCGCCGGTTTGCCTAAACCGCCTACCTGTTTGTGA
- a CDS encoding DsrH/TusB family sulfur relay protein: MLHLIVQAPIESAVLARIDAGDAVVFQQRAIWNVMAGHVLQERLQRLLENNCRLYVLQDDMEVNGIKPEQLIEGIGIIDYQGLVELSVANKVSKTWY; this comes from the coding sequence ATGCTGCATTTGATCGTACAGGCGCCGATCGAGAGTGCCGTCTTGGCACGCATCGATGCCGGCGACGCCGTGGTTTTTCAACAGCGCGCCATATGGAACGTCATGGCAGGACATGTTTTGCAAGAACGGCTCCAGCGTTTACTGGAAAACAATTGCCGATTGTATGTTTTGCAAGACGATATGGAAGTTAATGGTATCAAGCCGGAGCAGTTGATAGAAGGAATAGGAATAATCGATTACCAAGGATTGGTCGAATTGTCGGTGGCCAACAAGGTGAGCAAAACATGGTATTGA
- a CDS encoding DMT family transporter, with protein sequence MGWLLLFIAGCSEIIFALSLKYNEGFTRLWPSIVTMISGGASFYLLMLSLKTLPVGTAYAVWTGMGAVGVAILGIILFKESAELVRLASIMMIIIGIVGLKLTHVE encoded by the coding sequence ATGGGGTGGTTATTATTGTTCATTGCCGGTTGTTCGGAAATTATATTTGCCTTGAGTCTTAAATATAACGAGGGCTTTACGCGCTTATGGCCCAGTATCGTCACCATGATTTCCGGTGGCGCGAGTTTCTATCTGCTGATGTTATCGCTGAAAACGCTGCCTGTCGGCACCGCTTATGCGGTTTGGACCGGAATGGGCGCGGTCGGTGTCGCGATCCTGGGCATTATTTTATTCAAGGAATCCGCCGAATTGGTGCGCTTGGCCTCCATCATGATGATCATTATCGGTATCGTCGGTTTAAAACTGACGCATGTAGAATAA